TGTCCGTCGACTCTCCTCTTCCCTTGCCGATATACTTGTGGTTTTGTAGTATAGTTTTGCTCGGATTAGAAGTCGCGCATGAGGCTTCTCAGATCCGGTGTCGTCTCTGCTACTGGTGGTATCACGGTGAGGTTATGGAGCGGTTAGTTTGGCGGATGGTCAGATTTTAGGGCTCTGCAGTGTAGATCGGGTTTTACTTTCGATCTCCCCGGAAGCGCCGTCGTTGATGAAGGTTAAGGTGGGTCTTGTCTTGGAGTTCCACCTTCTGTGGGCTGGAGTTCCACCTTCTGTGGGCTTCCAAAAGATGAGACTTTCGGTGACGGGAGTTAGTTTCTTGGGACTCTCCAGAGTCGGTGTGTCTCAGTTCTATCGTCTCTTCGCCTTGTGAACTCCGGTGCTCCTTTAGATCGGAGACAGGTCATGAGCAGACGTACGCAGGAGGTGTTGGTGCTCTGTTCAATCCGGCTCGCGTAAATGATTGTGTTGTTTGTAGCAAGTCGTCGTCTATGGCTTCTTGTGGACAGCTCGCTCGGCCACTTCACCTCGGTTATCTTCGTCACGGCTCGCGTGCTAGCTATCTCCTTGCTTTGGTCATGACATTGCTCGGATTTGTCGCGAGGCTTCATCGTTTGTTTTCTCTCCAATGGCACCGGAGAGGACTTTTCACATTAGGGTTTTTGCTCTTGGTTCTCAAGGGTAACATTTGGCGAGGCTGTGCTCGGGAGTCATTCACACCTCGGTGTCTCCATTTGGTCTAGAGCGCTTCCGAGGACCACTTTAGTTCAAGGAGCTCTAGTGGTGGCGTTTCCTGATATTCCCTATAGCCTAGGTGTTATTGCGACTGGTTAGTATGAGAGTGGTGGTGGTTCCAGTCCACTTTTTTGCAGGTGTTTTCAGGCGGCAATGGCAAGCGCTTGCTCGATTTGGGATGAGGTTCAAAACCTCGTGTGGCGTTACATACAAGCCATGCTTGGGGGCAATCGCAAAGCTTTGGTAAGTATTTGAATTCTCCCCTATGGCCGTCTTGAGCTTCAGTGACAGAGAAAATTATAAGCTTGTGGAGAACATCGGGAACTAGCTACTCCGAAGGCGTCAAGAGAATTCCCGGCATCCGAGGCAACGAGGAGAACCTCACATTCTCGAGGGTCACGTTGATGGTTGAGAACGGAGACCGATATTGAAGAATTTCGAAAAACAAACTAGTGGAACGTGTCGGGTTTAGTGAGTGGGCGAAACTAGGTTTATAATAGATTGACTTTGATGCTTTTGTTCTAAACAAGCTTGTAACGGTATCTGATTCCCAATTTTTCGGGCAGATGTTTATTTCTAATACTTCGTTAAAAAAAAAAAAAAAACTATCCAAGAACAAAATAAAGGATGCATGACCTTGATGAAGGGGTACCTAAAAAAAAACAACGCCATTTAAATACATGGTGGATAATGCCATCTTCCAAACACATTTCAAAGTGTGAAACTTTACAACAAAAAAAACATTTCTACGTGCATGAGAATATCAAAGTAGATCAGTGTCTCCGCTTAGTATATGCTTTTACAACGAGTTTTCGGACATTTATGTTCCAATGTACATTAACATTAAGACCAACATTTCATGTTTCTGTCGAAGATTCCTTTGCCGTAAGTCGAAAAGATCATCTCTTTAAGGAGAGGATACTGAAGCAGAACAAACAGCAACGCCGGGAAACAAGCGAGAAGTATCGTCGGAGGAACTATCCATTTCTCGTCATAAAACATCGTAAACAGAGCTGAAGAGAACGCGACAAGCATCGCCGCGATGGAGACGAACAGTATCGAGAGCCCGGCGATCATCTTCGTCGGCAGAGACACCAAGAAATCGTCGAAGGAGTATCTCGCGGTGAGTATCCCGAGGAATATGAGAACAGAGGTGCACGAGGCGAAGCACGAGACCAAATCGGAGACGACGAACGTGACGAAATGCGGGTCTTTTAGATGAAAGGGGATACCTTTTTTATTGTCGTCAGTGCCGCCGGGAACGGTGAAGACCGCCGCGAACGTTACCGTGACGATGAGAGCCGCGACTAAGCTGCACGACATCGCCGTGTCTTTCATCCATTTCTCTGCTTCTTTGCGTAACGATTCGTGCTCCTTTGTGAATATCTCGCTCGGTGTCTGCTCTTCTGTGTTCACTCTCTCCTTCTCTATCTCCGGTGCGATCCTCTCAGCCTCCTGCGTCATCAAAGTCTTGATTTTTAGACATCTGTTGCTAAGAGAAACAGAGAAAAACAGAGCAAAACAGAGAGAAACAGAGAAAAACAGAGCAAACAGAGTGAAACAGAGCAAACAGAGCAAACAGAGTGAAACAGAGGAAAACAGAGTAAAACAGAGCAAACAGAGTGAAACAGAGGAAAACAGAGCAAAACAGAGCAAAACAGAGCAAACAGAGCAAAACAGAGCAAACAGAGTGAAACAGAGGAAAACAGAGAGAAACAGAGCAAACCTTGAACCATTGTAACTCGCGTTGCATCTGCAAAGTTGCGCCTACGACGTTAGAGAGCTTAGAAGGAGGGGAAGGATAACCGGCGAGATGAAGCACACCATTGCCGTAACAGTCCTTGTCAGCGAGCAACAGGTGTTTCCTGTCGTCAAGACCGTAGAGGAGACTAAACACTTTCTCTTGTCTGAACTCGACGGCCAAGAGAAACAGAGTACTGCTGGAGCTAGTTCTCGTGGACCATAGAAGCTCGGAGTTGTTCTTGATCATCTCCACAAGGAAATCAACGTTTCCAAATCTTACTGCGAAGAGTAAAGCCTCGTCCACCGTCTCAGAACGTTCTCTCAGTCCCATTTTTAGTGTTTCCTTTGATATTCCTAGTAGAAGCTTCTCCGCTTGTAGATGCATCACTTTCATTCGGTACACTTCGTCTATTCCTGAACCAATCTCTCAACTCAAATTATTCATATGTCATGTAATCTCTACCCAATAACATTATCTTCTAGGAAAAAAAAAAACCAAAGAAAAATGTCTAGCGGTTAAAACTTTTTAGATCAACTACTAAATATTTAAGAAATCATAGGTACATATTCGATTACCGTTGGAAATGATCAATTTTTTTAAAAAGAGTTAATTTAACATGGTTTGGACTTAGCCATAGAAGATTTACTAGCCTTTTTTTTTTTAACACTATTTATGAGCTTTTTTTCAAGAAAAAAAAAACACTATTTATGAGCCTTCACACATAGAACATCTTAATCATTCAAAATATATATATACTAGGTTAAAGACATGCGCCTTGCGCGGAATAAATATTATATAAATTAGTTTTACTATTGTTATGTATATAATTAAATTGAAAAAATATTATAAAATAATAAATATATATCAAATAATTAAAAATTCAGTAATTGTTATGTATATAATTAAATTGGTGCAAACACATAAATAAATTTTATTAATTCAAACAAACATTTTTTCTATTTTTTATTTTCTATTTTATATGATATAAAATTAAGTTTTAATGATATTAACATAGATATATAGTACATTTTTAATATTGATATCTGTTAAATAATATTTTATACTCATATTATTTTTTGATCATTTGTATTTTCTGTAACAAAAATTTTGAATCACCGATAACAATTTTTTTTGTGGGATGTTTAATAGTTGTAGTCATTTATAATTTTAAAAACATTATGAAAAGTTTTAAAACTAAATATTAAGTTGTCAATATTTGTTCAGATTTTTTATCAAACAAAAAATCAAAGCAACTTTCGAAATCAAAATACATATGTATTTTTATATGGTACATAATTTATTTTTAAAAATATTAATATTTATTAAATGAGACTTCTTATTATATAATTTTGTAATCATTTATATCTTGTTATAACAAAAAATTTAAACCATGAAAAATTCAATGTGAGATTTTTGACAACTTTAGTTATTTATATTCGTTTTTAAAATTTCAAAATATAACATATACAGAAAAATCTAAATTTTTACTATATTAATGTGGTTGTTTAATTTATTTTAATATGTTAAATTTTTTTAAAAATGATAGAAAATAGACTAATTTTTATCAAATTTTTATTATTCAAAATCATTAATTGTCATATATACTTTAGCCACATTTGGTAATTCCGTTATTTCTATTTAAGGAAACATTGAAGAACATTAATAATCAATTTATGATTAGTTTAATAAAAAGCTTATTATATATTTTGATGGACCTAACATATTTTTCTAAGGATTCTAAGAATTATTGTGGTGATGACATGTGGCTACAAAAAAAAGTTATAATGTTTCTCTTTTAATATATAGGGGATATAAATGATATATATATATATATATATATATATATATAGGGGATATATATATATATATATATGTTTGATGAGTAATACTTACCGGTCCATTTGGTGAGTAATTTGAGCAGTTTCCTCATCAGAGTATCTAAAGAAGCAATAAAAACGAATCTTTCTCACATTCTTCTAAGGAATATAGAGACTTTTATGATGTACATGGAAACTTACTATGTTGATCTTTGTCTGAACGGGTAGCCTCTGGAAGAGTCGGCAGCTTTACTTCTAACCCTAACAAGTGAGAAAAGTAAAAATCATTTTTCTTAACTTTTTTGGACCAAAAAGATTTGATCGTTGTTATCAAGAAGTCTTAGATTGGTACGAACAAGAGTAGATGAAGCGTTCCAACGGTCCGAGATAACAGCCACCAGGAAAAAGATCAGGCTTTGAAGCCAAAACAATGATGGGTATTGACTCTATTTGCGAATGTTTTGTAACGGCCAAGCGTTCAGACAAGCTGAACAGATCCAGTGCGATGTCTTATTGAACAAAGAAGAAGAAAAAAACAAGAAGATTCAAAAAGTTATCATCGAAACTGCGTAAAACATGTGTTGCTTGAGTTCCAAGAAACAACTGACCCAGCATTTTATAAAAGATGGCGTTGAGGAAGAGCAAGGAACCATGATACCCATCTTCATCAAGCAACACTTGAACAGGAGTTCTAATGTAAAGATAACGAGCCATCTCCATCTGCGTGTTCTCGACCGCAACCACAACAGGAATCTGACCATTGTTTCCAGGAATCTCTAGCAGCTTAGGGTTCTTGGCGATCAAGACTTCAGCAATCTCCATGTTTCCACTAACCGCAACGACGGTGAGAGGCGTGTGGTATGAAGCATTCTGGCTCATCTTGGGAATCATCTGTTCAGGTGTCATACGACGGAGAAGCTCTTTAACAATCTCAGGCTTCCCACACGCGCAAGCTTTCAACAAAGGTGTCTCGTAAAAGTTTATCCATTCGTCTACTGCGTCGGGACGACGGTTCAAGAAGTCCTTGACGACTTCTACACGACCTTGGCTTATTCCTTGGCTTAGTTGTATGTAGTCATAGTATAAATTTGTATTCCTCTCTACATCAACAACAAGATATACACACAAAATAAACATTTCTTTGCATGGCTTCAAGGATATATAGATCATCTAAAATATGCAATGTGATTACTGATTAACCTAGCCACACACGCTTTAACTTTGAGGTTCGAAGTTGAGACTTTGAATTAAGGACCTTTTCGTAACTGAGGAGCTGACCTATTGGCTAAAACTGTTAGATTACCAAGTTGAGATCTAATGGATATGAGGTCCACTCAATCTACAGAGAGTTAATTTTTAAAATGGTTTGGATTTCGTCCTAGGAGATGTACGGGTCTTTGAGCTCGAAACCTTAGACATTTTTCTAAAAAAGAAGAGAATTCTTACTCTGAAGCCGAGATGTGGAAAGGGCTGATTCGATGAATGGAGTCTGGATATTGAGACGATCATTTGGAGCTTCATCTTCAGGAGCTTTCTTTATAGGAGAGGAACTATCGCGTAAGCCAACTTGGGGAACCTTTGTGTTAGCGAACTTGAAAGGGCTCCTCCTAAATGTTTCCTTTAAACCAGCTGCGTCTAAGTAATTAGAACTCATTGCCATATTAAGTTTTCTTTGACAAACTCTAAACAAAGTATAAACAAATTAAAGAAAGCAAATGGTAATAGGGTATATATATATAAATGGGTTTAAGTATATGTCGTTGTCTGTACGTACATGCAAGGCATAACAGTAACATTCAATCTATGGTGTTTTTTTGTCCTATTCTTTGATTGATCTTACTTAAGAATATATCCTTTGCTTCGCTACTGATTATTTTATTTGGAAAGCTTTGCTTTTCTGGTTGAAAGACAAATAAAGGTTCTTCCTTATGAAATTATTATTTTGAAATATAACTCACGCGTACGTTTTCTGTTAATAAATATAATTAGTAACTACTTGGAAAGATTTCTTGCTTATAGAAAGAAAAATATACATCTAGACTTATTCTTGGGTTCACCCCTTTGAGTGAACCTTTAGGTTCACCCCTTTGAGTGAACCTTTAGGTTCACCCTAGGTTCACCAACTAATAGGATTGTGTTATTTCATATTCGATATTTTTTAAAAAGAAAAACAAAATATTGTCAAATTATATTATTTTTTAAAAATTAAAAGGTAAAAATAAATAAATAAAAAATAGTACTAATTACAAAAAAAAAAAAATTTTAACGTCGTCAGCAAAACATTAAACCCTAAATCATAATCTCTAAACCTTAAATCCTAAACCCTAAATCCTAGGGTAAACCCTAAACTTTAGGATAAATCTTAAACTCTAGGATAAATCTTAAACTCTAAATCAAAATCACTAAACACTAAAACACTCAAGGGTTTAGGGTTTAGAATTTAGGGTTTAGAGTTTTAGGGTTTAATGTTTTTATTTAGAGTTTATGATTTATCCAAGGGTTTAGGGTTTACCCTATGGTTTAGAGTTTACCCAAAGGTTTAGAGTTTACCCAAAAGGTTTAGGTTTACCCAAGGGTTTAGGGTTTAGGATTTAGGGTTTAGAGATTAAGATTTAGGGTTTAGTGTTTTGCCGACGACGTTAAAAAGTATTTTTTTTTAATTTTTTTTTCTGTAACTGCTATTTTTTTTTTACTTTTGTTTATTTTAAAAACATAATATAATTTGATAATATTTTGTTTCCTTTTTAAAAGATATCGAATTTGAAATAATGAAATCCTATTGGCTGGTGAACCTAGAGGTAGGGTGAACCCAAAAATAACTCTAAAAACAATAGCTCATAATAAACAAATGAAAAAGAGTCTAACGGCTAGGGACAAGTAAGGTTTGGAATATGATATTGCTTTCTAGCCCGTTGAGAGAGCAAGGAAGGATACTTGCTCACCACTAGATTTGACTGTTAACCGAGTGTTGACTATGTGTCGATCCTACATATAAGAAAGTTGCATGAGCAGGTTGAGTATCTTCAGGAGGTTCTAGCCAACATTTTGTATCGCGGTGGAAGAGTCTTTTGCCATACGTGGAAGAAATCATCTCCTTGAGAAGAGGATACTGAAACATCAAGAAGAGAATGCCAGGGAGGGCAGCAAGTGGCTTCATGGGGACTACAAGCGTTGGCTTTTGACGCATCGATGAGGAAAGCGCAGTGATGAATCCAACAAGCATCGATGCGATGGACAAGAATAGGATGGCTTGACCCAGTATCATCTTTCTAGGAAGTGATACAATGAAGTCATCAAAGGAGTATCTTGCGGTCAAAATGCTAAGGAATATGAGCACAGAGGTGCAAGAGGTGAAGAAGGCGAGAGTGTCTGAAAGGATAAACGCCGTGAAATGCATGTCTGTAAGAAGAAGAGGCTTGCCCAACGTCTCATCATAACCTCCAGGGACAGTGAATATGGCTTGAAAAGTGACAGTTGCAATGAGAGCAGCCACGAAGCTACAAGCAGTGGCTGTGTATTTCATCCATTCTTCTCCTTCTTTTCTTAGAGGCTCGTGAGACGCTTCGAATACTTGCCGTGGTGTCATCTTCTCGTTGTTTTTTTGCACCACTTCACGTTCTGATACCAAGCTCTTTACTTCCATATACCATCGAATCTCTCTTTGCATCTTTAGGGCAGATCCTGAAATCTTGGAGAGATGGTCTGGTCGAGGAGATAGATAAGCGACTATATGGAGGATGTTGTTGTTATCTTTGTCGAGAGATCTAAGTAGGGCGACCTTTCTATCATCTAAGCCATGTATGAGGCTAAAGATCTTATCCTTCCTGAATACAACGGCCAGCTGAAAGAGGTTTCGGCCAGAGACAGCTTCAGAGATCCAAAGAAGTTGAGGGTTACATTTAATTATCTCGATGAAAAATTCCATGTTCCCGTTCTCCACTGCTTCAAGTAGTGCTTCATAGATCGTCTCTCTCCAGCTCTTATCATTAACGGTGCCTCGTAGTCGTAGCTCTTTGGCAGATTTGCACATTAATCGTAGCAAAGTATCAGCTTTAAGATGTCTATCTTTAAGTTCATATATTTGCTTGAATCCTGTGACAAAGAAAAAACATAATTTATGTTATTTTTTATAGTTAAACATTTATGTATAGCTATGGTTCTGTGAATTCCACAATGGAAAATAATTAGAAAGGAAAAAAAAAACTAACATATGAAAAAACCTATAGGTCAACCTACTCATTGATATATATATATATATTATTTTGTTTCAAAAGTCCATGTGAATTATCATGATTCATAGCAGATAGATATTAGTCATGTGAATAGTACTGGTTAAGTACAGTATGTGTTTCTAGAAAAAGTAGTCTTGAGCCGAACCAAATAGTTTAATAAAAAAATCTCTACTAAGAGCACCATTAACGCAGTAACTTAGAGGGGTGTTTAGTGATTTTGAGATTTAAAAAAAAAAAAAATAGACAAAAGATGGAAGCGTCGGTGCTTAATTAAGCTGTCCAAGGGTGGGTACCTAATCACTTTTACAACTTAAAATTATTAAAAAAAAGAATAAGCACCCCTAATTGAATATTTGGGTTAATGGTGCTCTAACAACATGCATGTATAATTAATAATTAACTTCATATAGAAATTAAAACGAGAAATTCTTGGGTTCACCCTAGGGGGTGAACCTAGGTTGAGCATTTGATATTTGATATCTTTTTAAAAAAGAAATAAAATTAAATATCCAAATTATATTATATTTTTAAAATAAAAAATA
The DNA window shown above is from Brassica oleracea var. oleracea cultivar TO1000 chromosome C3, BOL, whole genome shotgun sequence and carries:
- the LOC106329605 gene encoding uncharacterized protein LOC106329605 — protein: MLGSSGQGAASSSGQAGASSSGQAAASFSGQMPGENCECSQSQSLSLEVLQGILNVRRQDATTSAWIDVFDSPLQKACTCSQLEIVKQQLQEMTTRPHLTPERLALDIAAGNGDLMTVKKCDENNPRLVMEKRPARCELAVPVVRASIARISSEIPRGYLFDRTPLNVLMHEDGYWATCLLLDAILHGFLDIVLEFFENVRSDPVLSKKLPYLAATKHSSHRSSPLRLLALKPDLFRSHYDLGLWQHLVYNCIGIDLNFPTDSETPKPNPYQRIFWMTVKGLPKWFGFKQIYELKDRHLKADTLLRLMCKSAKELRLRGTVNDKSWRETIYEALLEAVENGNMEFFIEIIKCNPQLLWISEAVSGRNLFQLAVVFRKDKIFSLIHGLDDRKVALLRSLDKDNNNILHIVAYLSPRPDHLSKISGSALKMQREIRWYMEVKSLVSEREVVQKNNEKMTPRQVFEASHEPLRKEGEEWMKYTATACSFVAALIATVTFQAIFTVPGGYDETLGKPLLLTDMHFTAFILSDTLAFFTSCTSVLIFLSILTARYSFDDFIVSLPRKMILGQAILFLSIASMLVGFITALSSSMRQKPTLVVPMKPLAALPGILFLMFQYPLLKEMISSTYGKRLFHRDTKCWLEPPEDTQPAHATFLYVGSTHSQHSVNSQI
- the LOC106332114 gene encoding uncharacterized protein LOC106332114, producing MAMSSNYLDAAGLKETFRRSPFKFANTKVPQVGLRDSSSPIKKAPEDEAPNDRLNIQTPFIESALSTSRLQKRNTNLYYDYIQLSQGISQGRVEVVKDFLNRRPDAVDEWINFYETPLLKACACGKPEIVKELLRRMTPEQMIPKMSQNASYHTPLTVVAVSGNMEIAEVLIAKNPKLLEIPGNNGQIPVVVAVENTQMEMARYLYIRTPVQVLLDEDGYHGSLLFLNAIFYKMLDIALDLFSLSERLAVTKHSQIESIPIIVLASKPDLFPGGCYLGPLERFIYSWLEVKLPTLPEATRSDKDQHNTLMRKLLKLLTKWTGIDEVYRMKVMHLQAEKLLLGISKETLKMGLRERSETVDEALLFAVRFGNVDFLVEMIKNNSELLWSTRTSSSSTLFLLAVEFRQEKVFSLLYGLDDRKHLLLADKDCYGNGVLHLAGYPSPPSKLSNVVGATLQMQRELQWFKEAERIAPEIEKERVNTEEQTPSEIFTKEHESLRKEAEKWMKDTAMSCSLVAALIVTVTFAAVFTVPGGTDDNKKGIPFHLKDPHFVTFVVSDLVSCFASCTSVLIFLGILTARYSFDDFLVSLPTKMIAGLSILFVSIAAMLVAFSSALFTMFYDEKWIVPPTILLACFPALLFVLLQYPLLKEMIFSTYGKGIFDRNMKCWS